In Phlebotomus papatasi isolate M1 chromosome 1, Ppap_2.1, whole genome shotgun sequence, the following proteins share a genomic window:
- the LOC129798874 gene encoding SNAPIN protein homolog yields MDRDDSESTTSLEEENTENFCDNPTRDTLAEGLMGLFKPAIDQLDEKVRATRVSQLELKEQLDRLHDELRKIQETQNTPPELDGYVKKLINVKHKVTVVTNVLQGAQDRLNRLHQQVDREKLRRKTLLDSELATSAPHLGTSGTSETVTSPNTN; encoded by the exons ATGGACCGTGATGATAGTGAGAGTACAACATCTTTGGAAGAAGAAAATACTGAGAATTTCTGTGATAATCCAACAAGAGATACCCTCGCTGAGGGATTAATGGGATTATTTAAACCTGCCATTGATCAATTGGATGAAAAAGTCAGAGCTACAAG AGTGTCTCAATTGGAACTCAAGGAACAACTAGATAGGTTGCATGACGAATTGAGGAAGATTCAGGAGACACAGAACACACCTCCAGAACTTGATGGTTATGTGAAGAAGTTGATTAATGTTAAGCACAAAGTTACAGTTGTCACGAACGTCCTTCAAGGTGCTCAGGATCGGCTCAATAGGTTGCATCAGCAAGTGGATAGGGAGAAGTTGAGGAGGAAGACCCTTCTAGATTCTGAGCTGGCAACTTCAGCTCCTCATTTGGGGACTTCCGGGACTTCTGAGACTGTGACGTCACccaatacaaattaa
- the LOC129798866 gene encoding (Lyso)-N-acylphosphatidylethanolamine lipase isoform X3, whose protein sequence is MVTKNFEEENANWIWGIFNWTTQSAAMLRSAEKRIFTYLKNAYRGWYVDIGPVVGEADKIWTVSLNAESPKTPLVLLHGLGSGVGLWILNLDSFAEHRPVYAIDILGFGRSSRPKFSTDAQKAEQQLVASIEEWRREMKLNEMILLGHSMGGFLAASYAISHPDRVKHLILADPWGFSEKPADIASKYNIPMWVRVLAFALQPLNPLWAVRAAGPFGQWVVSKARPDIIRKYTTVVKEEELIPQYIHQCNAQSPAGESAFHAMMSGFGWAKYPMINRMKDLRKDIPVTMMYGSRSWVDKASGESIKLSRIHSYVNLQVINGAGHHIYADRPEVFNRYVNDACAFCDGQQRTSNESIENTSCEVTTTTEELPTAIETNVVKNDTQ, encoded by the exons ATGGTGACGAAGAATTTTGAAGAAGAGAATGCCAA TTGGATTTGGGGCATTTTTAATTGGACAACCCAATCAGCAGCTATGCTTCGAAGTGCAGAAAAGCGGATATTTACTT ACCTCAAGAATGCCTACAGAGGCTGGTACGTGGACATTGGACCAGTAGTGGGTGAGGCTGATAAAATCTGGACAGTCTCCCTAAATGCAGAATCACCCAAAACTCCCCTGGTTCTTCTCCATGGCCTCGGTTCCGGAGTCGGATTATGGATTCTCAATCTCGACTCCTTTGCCGAACACCGTCCAGTCTATGCCATTGACATCCTAGGCTTTGGACGGAGTTCCAGACCAAAATTCTCAACAGATGCCCAAAAGGCTGAACAACAGCTTGTGGCATCCATTGAAGAATGGCGAAGGGAgatgaaattaaatgaaatgattCTATTGGGACACTCAATGGGAGGTTTCCTAGCCGCTAGCTATGCCATCAGTCATCCAGATCGAGTAAAACATCTCATTCTGGCTGATCCTTGGGGTTTCTCTGAGAAACCCGCAGACATTGCTAGCAAATACAACATCCCAATGTGGGTGAGAGTCTTAGCTTTTGCACTACAACCTCTCAATCCCCTTTGGGCTGTTCGAGCAGCTGGACCCTTTGGACAGTGGGTGGTGTCCAAAGCTCGACCAGATATCATCAGAAAATACACAACGGTGGTCAAGGAGGAGGAACTCATACCCCAATACATTCATCAATGTAATGCTCAATCACCAGC AGGCGAAAGTGCCTTCCATGCAATGATGTCAGGTTTCGGATGGGCCAAGTATCCCATGATTAATCGCATGAAGGACCTTCGGAAGGACATCCCAGTTACCATGATGTACGGTTCAAGATCTTGGGTAGACAAGGCTTCCGGCGAAAGCATAAAGCTCTCCCGAATCCATAGCTACGTTAACCTTCAA GTTATCAACGGAGCTGGTCATCATATCTATGCCGATCGGCCGGAGGTGTTTAATCGATATGTGAATGACGCTTGTGCCTTTTGCGACGGTCAACAAAGAACATCAAATGAATCAATAGAGAATACATCATGTGAAGTCACAACGACCACAGAAGAGCTACCCACGGCAATTGAGACAAATGTGGTCAAGAATGATACTCAGTGA
- the LOC129798866 gene encoding (Lyso)-N-acylphosphatidylethanolamine lipase isoform X1: MATEYEVVTPKSNSRYENSIIHNSSNSPVYDEIHASKPSNSEDRVFSHKTSWIWGIFNWTTQSAAMLRSAEKRIFTYLKNAYRGWYVDIGPVVGEADKIWTVSLNAESPKTPLVLLHGLGSGVGLWILNLDSFAEHRPVYAIDILGFGRSSRPKFSTDAQKAEQQLVASIEEWRREMKLNEMILLGHSMGGFLAASYAISHPDRVKHLILADPWGFSEKPADIASKYNIPMWVRVLAFALQPLNPLWAVRAAGPFGQWVVSKARPDIIRKYTTVVKEEELIPQYIHQCNAQSPAGESAFHAMMSGFGWAKYPMINRMKDLRKDIPVTMMYGSRSWVDKASGESIKLSRIHSYVNLQVINGAGHHIYADRPEVFNRYVNDACAFCDGQQRTSNESIENTSCEVTTTTEELPTAIETNVVKNDTQ, encoded by the exons ATGGCAACTGAGTATGAAGTTGTAACCCCAAAGTCAAATTCTAG ATACGAAAATAGCATCATACATAATTCAAGCAACTCCCCAGTTTATGACGAAATTCATGCTTCCAAACCATCCAACTCTGAAGATCGAGTGTTTAGTCATAAAACCAG TTGGATTTGGGGCATTTTTAATTGGACAACCCAATCAGCAGCTATGCTTCGAAGTGCAGAAAAGCGGATATTTACTT ACCTCAAGAATGCCTACAGAGGCTGGTACGTGGACATTGGACCAGTAGTGGGTGAGGCTGATAAAATCTGGACAGTCTCCCTAAATGCAGAATCACCCAAAACTCCCCTGGTTCTTCTCCATGGCCTCGGTTCCGGAGTCGGATTATGGATTCTCAATCTCGACTCCTTTGCCGAACACCGTCCAGTCTATGCCATTGACATCCTAGGCTTTGGACGGAGTTCCAGACCAAAATTCTCAACAGATGCCCAAAAGGCTGAACAACAGCTTGTGGCATCCATTGAAGAATGGCGAAGGGAgatgaaattaaatgaaatgattCTATTGGGACACTCAATGGGAGGTTTCCTAGCCGCTAGCTATGCCATCAGTCATCCAGATCGAGTAAAACATCTCATTCTGGCTGATCCTTGGGGTTTCTCTGAGAAACCCGCAGACATTGCTAGCAAATACAACATCCCAATGTGGGTGAGAGTCTTAGCTTTTGCACTACAACCTCTCAATCCCCTTTGGGCTGTTCGAGCAGCTGGACCCTTTGGACAGTGGGTGGTGTCCAAAGCTCGACCAGATATCATCAGAAAATACACAACGGTGGTCAAGGAGGAGGAACTCATACCCCAATACATTCATCAATGTAATGCTCAATCACCAGC AGGCGAAAGTGCCTTCCATGCAATGATGTCAGGTTTCGGATGGGCCAAGTATCCCATGATTAATCGCATGAAGGACCTTCGGAAGGACATCCCAGTTACCATGATGTACGGTTCAAGATCTTGGGTAGACAAGGCTTCCGGCGAAAGCATAAAGCTCTCCCGAATCCATAGCTACGTTAACCTTCAA GTTATCAACGGAGCTGGTCATCATATCTATGCCGATCGGCCGGAGGTGTTTAATCGATATGTGAATGACGCTTGTGCCTTTTGCGACGGTCAACAAAGAACATCAAATGAATCAATAGAGAATACATCATGTGAAGTCACAACGACCACAGAAGAGCTACCCACGGCAATTGAGACAAATGTGGTCAAGAATGATACTCAGTGA
- the LOC129798866 gene encoding (Lyso)-N-acylphosphatidylethanolamine lipase isoform X2: protein MATEYEVVTPKSNSSWIWGIFNWTTQSAAMLRSAEKRIFTYLKNAYRGWYVDIGPVVGEADKIWTVSLNAESPKTPLVLLHGLGSGVGLWILNLDSFAEHRPVYAIDILGFGRSSRPKFSTDAQKAEQQLVASIEEWRREMKLNEMILLGHSMGGFLAASYAISHPDRVKHLILADPWGFSEKPADIASKYNIPMWVRVLAFALQPLNPLWAVRAAGPFGQWVVSKARPDIIRKYTTVVKEEELIPQYIHQCNAQSPAGESAFHAMMSGFGWAKYPMINRMKDLRKDIPVTMMYGSRSWVDKASGESIKLSRIHSYVNLQVINGAGHHIYADRPEVFNRYVNDACAFCDGQQRTSNESIENTSCEVTTTTEELPTAIETNVVKNDTQ from the exons ATGGCAACTGAGTATGAAGTTGTAACCCCAAAGTCAAATTCTAG TTGGATTTGGGGCATTTTTAATTGGACAACCCAATCAGCAGCTATGCTTCGAAGTGCAGAAAAGCGGATATTTACTT ACCTCAAGAATGCCTACAGAGGCTGGTACGTGGACATTGGACCAGTAGTGGGTGAGGCTGATAAAATCTGGACAGTCTCCCTAAATGCAGAATCACCCAAAACTCCCCTGGTTCTTCTCCATGGCCTCGGTTCCGGAGTCGGATTATGGATTCTCAATCTCGACTCCTTTGCCGAACACCGTCCAGTCTATGCCATTGACATCCTAGGCTTTGGACGGAGTTCCAGACCAAAATTCTCAACAGATGCCCAAAAGGCTGAACAACAGCTTGTGGCATCCATTGAAGAATGGCGAAGGGAgatgaaattaaatgaaatgattCTATTGGGACACTCAATGGGAGGTTTCCTAGCCGCTAGCTATGCCATCAGTCATCCAGATCGAGTAAAACATCTCATTCTGGCTGATCCTTGGGGTTTCTCTGAGAAACCCGCAGACATTGCTAGCAAATACAACATCCCAATGTGGGTGAGAGTCTTAGCTTTTGCACTACAACCTCTCAATCCCCTTTGGGCTGTTCGAGCAGCTGGACCCTTTGGACAGTGGGTGGTGTCCAAAGCTCGACCAGATATCATCAGAAAATACACAACGGTGGTCAAGGAGGAGGAACTCATACCCCAATACATTCATCAATGTAATGCTCAATCACCAGC AGGCGAAAGTGCCTTCCATGCAATGATGTCAGGTTTCGGATGGGCCAAGTATCCCATGATTAATCGCATGAAGGACCTTCGGAAGGACATCCCAGTTACCATGATGTACGGTTCAAGATCTTGGGTAGACAAGGCTTCCGGCGAAAGCATAAAGCTCTCCCGAATCCATAGCTACGTTAACCTTCAA GTTATCAACGGAGCTGGTCATCATATCTATGCCGATCGGCCGGAGGTGTTTAATCGATATGTGAATGACGCTTGTGCCTTTTGCGACGGTCAACAAAGAACATCAAATGAATCAATAGAGAATACATCATGTGAAGTCACAACGACCACAGAAGAGCTACCCACGGCAATTGAGACAAATGTGGTCAAGAATGATACTCAGTGA
- the LOC129798866 gene encoding (Lyso)-N-acylphosphatidylethanolamine lipase isoform X4: MLRSAEKRIFTYLKNAYRGWYVDIGPVVGEADKIWTVSLNAESPKTPLVLLHGLGSGVGLWILNLDSFAEHRPVYAIDILGFGRSSRPKFSTDAQKAEQQLVASIEEWRREMKLNEMILLGHSMGGFLAASYAISHPDRVKHLILADPWGFSEKPADIASKYNIPMWVRVLAFALQPLNPLWAVRAAGPFGQWVVSKARPDIIRKYTTVVKEEELIPQYIHQCNAQSPAGESAFHAMMSGFGWAKYPMINRMKDLRKDIPVTMMYGSRSWVDKASGESIKLSRIHSYVNLQVINGAGHHIYADRPEVFNRYVNDACAFCDGQQRTSNESIENTSCEVTTTTEELPTAIETNVVKNDTQ; the protein is encoded by the exons ATGCTTCGAAGTGCAGAAAAGCGGATATTTACTT ACCTCAAGAATGCCTACAGAGGCTGGTACGTGGACATTGGACCAGTAGTGGGTGAGGCTGATAAAATCTGGACAGTCTCCCTAAATGCAGAATCACCCAAAACTCCCCTGGTTCTTCTCCATGGCCTCGGTTCCGGAGTCGGATTATGGATTCTCAATCTCGACTCCTTTGCCGAACACCGTCCAGTCTATGCCATTGACATCCTAGGCTTTGGACGGAGTTCCAGACCAAAATTCTCAACAGATGCCCAAAAGGCTGAACAACAGCTTGTGGCATCCATTGAAGAATGGCGAAGGGAgatgaaattaaatgaaatgattCTATTGGGACACTCAATGGGAGGTTTCCTAGCCGCTAGCTATGCCATCAGTCATCCAGATCGAGTAAAACATCTCATTCTGGCTGATCCTTGGGGTTTCTCTGAGAAACCCGCAGACATTGCTAGCAAATACAACATCCCAATGTGGGTGAGAGTCTTAGCTTTTGCACTACAACCTCTCAATCCCCTTTGGGCTGTTCGAGCAGCTGGACCCTTTGGACAGTGGGTGGTGTCCAAAGCTCGACCAGATATCATCAGAAAATACACAACGGTGGTCAAGGAGGAGGAACTCATACCCCAATACATTCATCAATGTAATGCTCAATCACCAGC AGGCGAAAGTGCCTTCCATGCAATGATGTCAGGTTTCGGATGGGCCAAGTATCCCATGATTAATCGCATGAAGGACCTTCGGAAGGACATCCCAGTTACCATGATGTACGGTTCAAGATCTTGGGTAGACAAGGCTTCCGGCGAAAGCATAAAGCTCTCCCGAATCCATAGCTACGTTAACCTTCAA GTTATCAACGGAGCTGGTCATCATATCTATGCCGATCGGCCGGAGGTGTTTAATCGATATGTGAATGACGCTTGTGCCTTTTGCGACGGTCAACAAAGAACATCAAATGAATCAATAGAGAATACATCATGTGAAGTCACAACGACCACAGAAGAGCTACCCACGGCAATTGAGACAAATGTGGTCAAGAATGATACTCAGTGA
- the LOC129798870 gene encoding uncharacterized protein LOC129798870 has protein sequence MEILLGIFLIIGIGICSGNDTSLTKTYNQPEDQYVNQKVHETVEKYNNQHEEEPENHENDLSYDFPQQHNQDQFHGGDNYYLTETYPPSGNQYPGHGQYPGFDQHLDYNQQFGYDQHPGNDQHLGFNQPFGYNQYPGHDQHPGFDNFPHQIHDNHGNHMPDYSPHVPSSLPYNFNQKMDHNQESKTDDTTFDTNEDEEEEYHQPDLYYYQNPISPPIIPQMDFGLMGQPGFKGNLPLGVGRPVPPQTQPYY, from the exons ATGGAAATTTTACTAGGAATTTTCCTCATAATTG gaattggAATATGTAGTGGTAACGATACAAGTTTAACGAAAACATATAATCAACCGGAAGATCAATATGTGAACCAAAAAGTTCACGAAACTGTGGAGAAATATAACAATCAACATGAAGAAGAACcagaaaatcatgaaaatgaTTTGTCGTATGATTTTCCCCAACAACACAATCAAGATCAATTCCATGGCGGTGATAACTATTATCTTACGGAAACCTATCCCCCAAGTGGAAATCAATATCCTGGACATGGTCAATATCCGGGATTCGATCAACATCTTGATTATAATCAACAATTTGGATATGATCAACATCCTGGAAATGATCAACATCTTGGATTTAATCAACCATTTGGATACAATCAATATCCTGGGCATGATCAACATCCTGGATTTGATAATTTTCCTCATCAAATTCATGACAATCACGGCAATCATATGCCTGATTATTCTCCTCACGTGCCTTCATCACTCCCTTACAACTTCAATCAGAAAATGGACCACAATCAAGAGTCGAAAACCGATGATACAACATTTGACACAAATGAagacgaagaagaagagtatCATCAACCAGACTTGTACTATTATCAAAATCCTATCAGCCCCCCAATTATACCGCAAATGGACTTCGGATTAATGGGGCAACCAGGTTTTAAAGGAAATCT